From the genome of Xiphophorus hellerii strain 12219 chromosome 11, Xiphophorus_hellerii-4.1, whole genome shotgun sequence, one region includes:
- the LOC116727837 gene encoding zinc finger MYM-type protein 1-like, which produces MRGATAGVQKKIQDVYPNAHYIHCYAHQLNLIMQQATSHITKVRIFFSNLSGFSSFFSRSSKRTSVLDKVVAHRLPASSNVRWNFHSRAINTVFEHREDLIRCFESIQDSGDFDPITIREAGAFAMLLEDQDFKFFLQLFHHIMPHVDLLYAKLQKKVIDSVCIQESIQQFQQDIQKIRNSLHSMVGQSSVGSSQPVKKRRTLSVEDHERIAAEVCDIILGHTRERFSFTNHLVSATLLQGDRFEQYNTAFPEDALSNTLKAYPVLNRGKLKTELTLIYSKEEFKACCGAVGLLQLFMENNLEEVFSETVTLLKILITTPMTTAEAERCFSTLKRIKTFLRNSMTQDRLNALAMLSMEKRLVTEMTDFNKNVIEKFAGQKERRAKFMFK; this is translated from the exons ATGCGAGGTGCCACTGCAGGTGTTCAGAAGAAGATACAAGATGTGTACCCAAATGCCCACTACATCCACTGCTATGCTCATCAGCTCAATCTAATAATGCAACAGGCTACTTCTCACATAACCaaagttagaatttttttttctaaccttAGTGGattttccagctttttttcCAGATCATCCAAGCGCACAAGCGTTCTTGATAAAGTTGTGGCCCACAGACTACCAGCATCCAGCAATGTCAGATGGAACTTTCACAGCCGTGCCATCAATACTGTGTTTGAGCACAGAGAGGACCTCATCCGCTGTTTCGAAAGCATACAAGACTCTGGTGACTTTGACCCCATTACCATCAGAGAGGCTGGAGCATTTGCCATGCTACTGGAGGATCAGGATTTTAAGTTCTTTCTGCAACTTTTCCACCATATCATGCCTCATGTGGACCTTCTCTATGCCAAACTCCAGAAGAAGGTCATAGATTCAGTCTGTATCCAGGAGAGCATCCAACAGTTCCAGCAGGACATTCAAAAGATCAG AAATTCTCTCCACTCCATGGTTGGACAAAGCAGTGTAGGTAGTAGTCAGCCAGTGAAGAAGCGTCGGACACTCAGTGTAGAAGACCATGAAAGGATTGCTGCAGAG GTCTGTGATATCATACTGGGACACACCAGGGAGCGCTTTTCTTTCACAAACCACCTTGTTAGTGCCACACTCCTGCAGGGGGACAGATTTGAACAATACAACACAGCATTTCCTGAAGATGCACTGAGCAACACCTTAAAAGCCTATCCGGTGCTCAATCGAGGTAAGCTGAAGACAGAGCTTACTCTCATCTACAGCAAGGAAGAGTTCAAAGCCTGTTGTGGTGCTGTGGGCCTACTCCAGCTGTTTATGGAAAACAATCTAGAAGAAGTCTTTTCAGAAACTGTCACGCTCTTGAAGATCCTCATCACCACACCCATGACCACAGCAGAAGCTGAAAGGTGCTTTTCAACTCTGAAAAGAATCAAGACTTTTCTGAGAAACTCAATGACTCAGGACAGGCTGAATGCATTGGCCATGTTGTCAATGGAGAAAAGACTAGTCACAGAGATGACTGACTTTAACAAGAATGTAATTGAGAAATTTGCAGGGCAGAAGGAAAGGAGGGCAAAATTCATGTTCAAATAG
- the tmem120aa gene encoding transmembrane protein 120A-A isoform X1 → MLFGPTDLSECFREWEDLEKEHQNIQETHRLYKQKLEEMTRLQSSFSNAIARQRKKLKELSLRLKKRKENHRTSVLSPELMSCVSKIEESIKEKTNAFFEMEAFLPKKNGLYLTLVLGNINVTLLNKQEKFAYKSEYEKFKLVLTFILFVFSFTCRFLFSYRVLDALFNFLLVWYYCTLTIRESILISNGSRIKGWWVFHHYVSAFLSGVMLTWPDGALYQMFRNQFLSYNLYQSFVQFLQYYYQSGCLYRLKALGERHNMDLTVEGFQSWMWRGLTFLLPFLFFGQFWQLYNSMTLFKMSQLPKCKEWQVLMCGCSYLTLFIGNLFTTLRVVYQKYVNNANKPKKA, encoded by the exons ATGTTGTTCGGTCCAACGGATTTATCCGAATGTTTTCGGGAATGGGAGGATTTGGAGAAAGAGCACCAGAATATTCAG GAAACCCATCGGCTGTATAAACAAAAGCTTGAAGAAATGACAAGACTGCAGAGCAGCTTCTCCAACGCCATAGCACGGCAGAGGAAGAAACTGAAGGAGCTCAGTCTTCGGTTGAAGAA ACGCAAAGAAAATCATCGGACGTCCGTGCTGAGCCCAGAGCTGATGAGTTGCGTCTCTAAGATAGAAGAGTCCATCAAAGAAAAAACGAATGCTTTCTTTGAGATGGAAGCATTTCTGCCAAAGAAGAACGG GCTGTACCTCACGCTGGTTCTGGGAAACATTAACGTAACGCTCCTGAACAAACAGGAAAA GTTTGCATACAAAAGTGAATATGAGAAGTTCAAGCTGGTCCTGACCTTCATCCTGTTCGTGTTCTCCTTCACATGTCGCTTTTTGTTCAGCTACAG AGTCCTGGACGCTCTGTTCAACTTCCTGCTGGTGTGGTATTACTGCACACTCACCATCCGGGAGAGCATCCTCATCAGCAACGGCTCTAG GATCAAAGGTTGGTGGGTTTTCCATCACTACGTGTCAGCCTTCCTGTCTGGAGTCATGCTGACTTG GCCTGATGGCGCCCTCTACCAGATGTTCAGAAATCAGTTTCTATCCTACAATCTCTATCAGA GTTTTGTTCAGTTCCTGCAGTACTACTACCAGAGTGGCTGTTTGTACCGACTCAAAGCGCTGGGGGAGAGACACAACATGGACCTCACAGTCG AGGGCTTCCAGTCCTGGATGTGGAGAGGCCTGACCTTCCTGCTTCCCTTCTTGTTCTTCGGCCAA TTTTGGCAGCTGTACAACAGCATGACGCTTTTCAAGATGTCCCAGCTCCCAAAGTGCAAAGAGTGGCAG GTGTTGATGTGTGGCTGCTCCTACCTGACGCTCTTCATAGGAAACCTGTTCACCACGCTGCGGGTGGTTTACCAGAAATATGTAAACAACGCAAACAAGCCCAAGAAAGCATGA
- the tmem120aa gene encoding transmembrane protein 120A-A isoform X2 encodes MLFGPTDLSECFREWEDLEKEHQNIQETHRLYKQKLEEMTRLQSSFSNAIARQRKKLKELSLRLKKLYLTLVLGNINVTLLNKQEKFAYKSEYEKFKLVLTFILFVFSFTCRFLFSYRVLDALFNFLLVWYYCTLTIRESILISNGSRIKGWWVFHHYVSAFLSGVMLTWPDGALYQMFRNQFLSYNLYQSFVQFLQYYYQSGCLYRLKALGERHNMDLTVEGFQSWMWRGLTFLLPFLFFGQFWQLYNSMTLFKMSQLPKCKEWQVLMCGCSYLTLFIGNLFTTLRVVYQKYVNNANKPKKA; translated from the exons ATGTTGTTCGGTCCAACGGATTTATCCGAATGTTTTCGGGAATGGGAGGATTTGGAGAAAGAGCACCAGAATATTCAG GAAACCCATCGGCTGTATAAACAAAAGCTTGAAGAAATGACAAGACTGCAGAGCAGCTTCTCCAACGCCATAGCACGGCAGAGGAAGAAACTGAAGGAGCTCAGTCTTCGGTTGAAGAA GCTGTACCTCACGCTGGTTCTGGGAAACATTAACGTAACGCTCCTGAACAAACAGGAAAA GTTTGCATACAAAAGTGAATATGAGAAGTTCAAGCTGGTCCTGACCTTCATCCTGTTCGTGTTCTCCTTCACATGTCGCTTTTTGTTCAGCTACAG AGTCCTGGACGCTCTGTTCAACTTCCTGCTGGTGTGGTATTACTGCACACTCACCATCCGGGAGAGCATCCTCATCAGCAACGGCTCTAG GATCAAAGGTTGGTGGGTTTTCCATCACTACGTGTCAGCCTTCCTGTCTGGAGTCATGCTGACTTG GCCTGATGGCGCCCTCTACCAGATGTTCAGAAATCAGTTTCTATCCTACAATCTCTATCAGA GTTTTGTTCAGTTCCTGCAGTACTACTACCAGAGTGGCTGTTTGTACCGACTCAAAGCGCTGGGGGAGAGACACAACATGGACCTCACAGTCG AGGGCTTCCAGTCCTGGATGTGGAGAGGCCTGACCTTCCTGCTTCCCTTCTTGTTCTTCGGCCAA TTTTGGCAGCTGTACAACAGCATGACGCTTTTCAAGATGTCCCAGCTCCCAAAGTGCAAAGAGTGGCAG GTGTTGATGTGTGGCTGCTCCTACCTGACGCTCTTCATAGGAAACCTGTTCACCACGCTGCGGGTGGTTTACCAGAAATATGTAAACAACGCAAACAAGCCCAAGAAAGCATGA